The genomic DNA GCCCCGCATCATGCCCCCCATGCCGTCCTTGTGCATCATGCCGCCCTGCGCCGACGCGTCCGTCGCGATCATGGCCAGCAGAAACCCTCCGGACAATAAGATGACCCTTCTCATACGCGATCCCCCCCTTTTTTCGGCCCAACCTTATCACCCCCGAACGCGGATTGTCAAAGCGGCTCGCCCGGGACCGAGCTACGCCTTCGCCGAGGCCCGAGGGCCGCTCATCATCCCGAATACCGATAAAATGAATAGATAAAAACCAACCGACTCTGATAAAATGGAAAAATCATGGACATCTCCAGACTCAAACAGATTCCCTCCCAGCGCATCCTGGTGATCGACGGCGCGATGGGGACGCAGATCCAGAACCGGAATCTCGCGGCCAAGGATTTCGGCGGGCCGCTTCTCGAAGGCTGCAACGAGAATCTGAACCTCACCCGCCCCGACGTGATCCAGTCGATACACGAGGCCTACCTCGCGGCGGGCGCGGACGTCGTCGAGACGAACACCTTCGGCGGGACGTCGATCGTGCTGGCCGAATACGGACTACAGGACAAAGTGCTCGAGATCAACCGCGCCGGGGCCCGCCTGGCCCGCGTGGCCGCGGATCGCTTCTCGACCCCCGACCGTCCACGGCTCGTGGCCGGCGCGATGGGGCCGACGACCAAGACGCTGCTCGTGACCGGCGGCGTCACGTTCGACCAGCTGACCGACGCGTTCTATCTTCAGGCAAAAGGTCTAATCGAGGGCGGCGCGGACCTGCTTTTGCTCGAGACGGCGCAGGACACCTTGAACCTCAAGGCCGCCGCGATCGGGGTCTTGAAAGCCTTAAAGGAATCCGGACGCGAAATTCCCCTCATGATCTCGGCCACCATCGAGCGGACCGGTACGATGCTGGCCGGCCAGGCCGTGGAAGCGCTCTATACATCCCTCGAGCATCTGCCGATCTATTCGATCGGCCTCAACTGCGCCACCGGACCGGAATTCATGACGGACCATATCCGCTCGCTCGCGGCGCTGGCCACCTGTTATGTCAGCGTCTATCCGAACGCGGGACTGCCGGACGAAGAGGGAAAATATTCCGAAACGCCCGAGTCGCTCTCATCGAAGCTTTCCCGTTTCGCGGAGGAGGGCTGGCTGAACCTGGTCGGCGGTTGCTGCGGCACGACCCCGGCCCATATCCGCGCGATCGCCGGGATGGTCAAGGGCAAGAAGCCGCGCGTTCCGCAGAGGACGATCCGGCCCGCGGTATCGGGAATCGATTATTTGCCGATCGAGGAGGACAACCGTCCGATCGTCGTCGGCGAGCGGACGAACGTGATCGGCAGCCGCAAGTTCAAGGACCTGATCGTCAACGAGAAGATCGAGGAGGCGGCCGAGATCGGACGCGCGCAGGTCAAGACCGGGGCGCAGGTCTTGGACGTCTGCATGGCCAACCCGGACCGGAACGAGCTTTCGGACATGGACCGCTTCATCCAGATCGTCAACAAGAAGGTCAAGGCCCCGATCATGATCGACTCGACCGACGCCGCCGTGACCGAGGCCGCGCTCAAGCATTGCCAGGGGAAATGCGTCATCAACTCGATCAACCTGGAGGACGGTGAGGAGCGCTTCGAGAAGATCGTGCCTCTGATCAAGAAGTACGGCGGCGCGGTGGTCGTCGGCTGCATCGACGAGGACAAAGTCCAGGGCATGGCGGTCACCCGCGCGCGCAAGGTGGCGATCGCGAAGCGGTCGCACGATCTTCTCGTGAACAAGTACGGCCTGCCGGGCCGGGACATCATCTTTGACGCGCTGGTCTTTCCGGTCGGAACAGGCGACGCCAACTACATCGGCTCGGCCCCGGAAACGATCGAGGGCATCCGTTTGATCAAGGAGGCGCTTCCGGGGGTCAAGACGATCCTTGGGATCAGCAACGTCTCCTTCGGTCTCCCGCCCGCCGGGCGCGAGGTCTTGAACGCCGTCTTCCTGTATCACTGCGTCAAGGCCGGGCTGGACTACGCGATCGTGAATTCCGAGAAGCTCGAACGCTATCCGTCGATCCCGGAGGAAGAACGGCGGCTCGCGGAAGATTTGATTTACTGGCGGGGAAGCGATCCCGTGGCGGCCTTCGCCGAATATTTCCGGGCCAAGAAACCGGCCGCGAAAAAGCCCAAGACCTCCCTTTCGCTGGACGAGCGCCTGGCCCGATACATCATCGAAGGCTCGAAGGATGGTCTGATCGAAGACCTCGACGAGGCACGAAAAGCCCGCAGCCCTCTTGAGATCATCAACGGCCCGCTGATGGCCGGGATGGACGAGGTCGGCCGTCTGTTCAACAATAACGAGTTAATCGTGGCCGAAGTGCTTCAGTCGGCCGAGGCGATGAAGGCCGCGGTGCGTCATCTCGAGCAGTTCATGGAAAAGG from Nitrospiria bacterium includes the following:
- the metH gene encoding methionine synthase, with product MDISRLKQIPSQRILVIDGAMGTQIQNRNLAAKDFGGPLLEGCNENLNLTRPDVIQSIHEAYLAAGADVVETNTFGGTSIVLAEYGLQDKVLEINRAGARLARVAADRFSTPDRPRLVAGAMGPTTKTLLVTGGVTFDQLTDAFYLQAKGLIEGGADLLLLETAQDTLNLKAAAIGVLKALKESGREIPLMISATIERTGTMLAGQAVEALYTSLEHLPIYSIGLNCATGPEFMTDHIRSLAALATCYVSVYPNAGLPDEEGKYSETPESLSSKLSRFAEEGWLNLVGGCCGTTPAHIRAIAGMVKGKKPRVPQRTIRPAVSGIDYLPIEEDNRPIVVGERTNVIGSRKFKDLIVNEKIEEAAEIGRAQVKTGAQVLDVCMANPDRNELSDMDRFIQIVNKKVKAPIMIDSTDAAVTEAALKHCQGKCVINSINLEDGEERFEKIVPLIKKYGGAVVVGCIDEDKVQGMAVTRARKVAIAKRSHDLLVNKYGLPGRDIIFDALVFPVGTGDANYIGSAPETIEGIRLIKEALPGVKTILGISNVSFGLPPAGREVLNAVFLYHCVKAGLDYAIVNSEKLERYPSIPEEERRLAEDLIYWRGSDPVAAFAEYFRAKKPAAKKPKTSLSLDERLARYIIEGSKDGLIEDLDEARKARSPLEIINGPLMAGMDEVGRLFNNNELIVAEVLQSAEAMKAAVRHLEQFMEKADTASRGKIILATVKGDVHDIGKNLVEIILGNNGYKIVNLGIKVPPEELIAAYQRERPDAIGLSGLLVKSAQQMVVTAQDLKSAGIDAPILVGGAALTKKFTDTKIAAEYAGPVIYAKDAMNGLDIANRLLNEESREAFLQGVKEDQKHMVRVAEDRAQRPAAVASPALARSAVRRDVPLPSPPDFDLHVIEKGPVEDIFGYINPVMLYGKHLGLKGNLEKLLAEKDETAEKLYKTVEAFKKEAVGKKYMTAQGVYRFFPCRSRGDDLLIYDPSDLSRVIETFTFPRQPSGERLCLSDYCRDVESKEIDSVAFFAVTTGRGVRELSTQWKEAGDYLRSHMLQAVAVEGAEGFSEWLHKKIRADWGFPDPPSLALPDLFHKKYRGVRVSFGYPACPNLADQHKLFRLLDVAAKIGVQLTEGDMMDPEASVSALVFHHPEAKYFRTDTA